One Meles meles chromosome 13, mMelMel3.1 paternal haplotype, whole genome shotgun sequence DNA segment encodes these proteins:
- the LOC123955672 gene encoding olfactory receptor 6C74-like, with the protein MMMWKEMPMEMGNGTTIQEFTLEGFPAIQHLGKILFLVHLLAYLASIAGNAVIVTITCADSRLHTPMYFFLSIFSFFECCFTSTVIPKLLVIFLSGKQTISFPACFIQAFVFVFLGAAGFLLIAVMSLDRYVAICKPLHYPTIMNLKTCFLLVTACFALAFPLITGLVVKVFQLSFCGPRLIPHFFCDLAPLIHLSCSDTSSTEMLAFVLALVILLTSLFITIIAYSNIVVTIIRLPSAKEKKKAFSTCSSHLIVLSLMYGSCVFIYVKPKQTNRLESNREAALVNTVVTPLLNPVIYTLRNKQVHQALRETMYRMKISG; encoded by the coding sequence ATGATGATGTGGAAAGAGATGCCCATGGAAATGGGGAATGGGACAACTATCCAAGAATTCACCTTGGAGGGGTTTCCTGCCATCCAACACCTGGGAAAGATACTCTTCCTGGTACACCTGTTGGCGTACCTGGCGTCCATTGCAGGCAATGCGGTCATAGTCACCATCACCTGTGCTGACTCCCGGCTCCACACACCAATGTACTTTTTCCTcagcattttctccttctttgagTGTTGTTTTACAAGTACTGTTATTCCTAAGTTGCTGGTTATCTTTCTTTCAGGCAAGCAAACCATTTCCTTCCCTGCCTGTTTCATACAAGCGTTTGTCTTTGTATTTCTGGGAGCAGCAGGATTCCTCCTTATAGCAGTGATGTCTCTGGATCGGTATGTGGCCATTTGCAAGCCTCTGCATTACCCGACCATCATGAACTTAAAGACTTGCTTCCTCCTGGTCACTGCCTGCTTTGCTTTGGCCTTCCCTCTCATCACTGGGCTAGTAGTGAAGGTTTTCCAGTTGTCCTTTTGTGGTCCCCGTCTCATTCCTCACTTTTTCTGTGACCTTGCCCCCCTGATTCATCTCTCCTGCTCTGACACCAGCTCCACTGAAATGTTGGCCTTTGTCCTCGCTTTGGTTATCCTTTTGACATCTCTTTTCATAACCATCATTGCATACAGCAACATAGTAGTCACAATCATACGACTCCCATcagccaaagagaaaaagaaagctttctcCACCTGCTCATCTCACCTCATAGTCCTCTCATTGATGTATGGCAgctgtgtgtttatatatgtgaaaccaaagcaaacaaacaggcTGGAATCCAACAGGGAGGCTGCCCTTGTGAACACGGTGGTGACCCCATTGCTCAACCCTGTCATCTACACTCTGCGGAACAAGCAAGTCCACCAGGCTCTGAGGGAGACGATGTACAGAATGAAAATATcaggatga